The following are encoded together in the Apus apus isolate bApuApu2 chromosome 7, bApuApu2.pri.cur, whole genome shotgun sequence genome:
- the DNAI3 gene encoding dynein axonemal intermediate chain 3 isoform X8, which yields MPKKLASGKASAKKQKGKTKSNKSSKGKETQLEEDEADLSMASIGHPEIFPLVFTTKTQEIFNCRIDEDVTEENCFKLIKKEDIIQDMKTRAAISDFHPVKKVVLEYPGEELLVVFDANFQYGQSFYLVASEEAKENLLKPPETAEEEENKEGTLEVPPYKPPVSKPWVSLGSEKEVEEESVKDTVKKIKFMISRARRKFGAPITFTDKNASQEKDSYVYCPSYQDKTFSNKILEKDVGTQMVPKVREATTQTNWTYQKNAAMQYFPRELSNEEKEESLTSEKMKGFLTSVCLSMEIALQQNEIMNAFFDDWKALAEDESSSGGKPDISLKAYQSFTDLHYLKDRTISCVCWHPTIYGIIAVSVRQQLSYEEQANLPDKSLMQKSAILFWSFFDPIHPQLVLECPGDIYCFQFSPRDPNIIAGGCINGQIVLWDISQHEEKLQSEKSVADGTKMSAVSTPSLTQVQQSSTKPPLVRYCAVSSIRYSHKKPVTDMHWLPSYSEDNQKDATSENRAEICMQFVTCSPDCSILFWDVPATKLPEQPLNEKVREEEAFCKPLNLPDTSKQLDLYWKPLIKINLCESDTNTERGPMRIIVRELLYHYKISEKKQALRKLEVPGKDSPYTEISTSSSKNLKVLENFSTNFFLGTEDGEIIYSDWKTEIHSDSATQVSKQHFLAISDDLGVLHVLEICQSLSDPPKNEDANLLEYFDREVKYLNHCEQELQEYQELQAKTELKQIWKNRGRKQV from the exons AAGAAGATGAAGCTGATCTTTCTATGGCCAGTATAG GCCACCCAGAAATCTTTCCTTTAGTTTTCACTACAAAGACCCAAGAAATTTTTAATTGCCGAATTGATGAAGatgtcacagaagaaaattgtttcaaaCTTATTAAAAAAGAGGACATAATTCAGGACATGAAAACAAGAGCTGCAATTTCTGATTTCCACCCAGTCAAAAAAGTTGTCCTA gaATATCCAGGAGAAGAACTTTTGGTAGTTTTTGATGCAAATTTCCAATATGGACAGAGCTTCTACCTTGTTGCTTCtgaggaagcaaaggaaaacctTCTGAAG CCTccagaaactgcagaagaagaagaaaataaagagggaaCTCTGGAAGTCCCTCCTTACAAGCCTCCTGTCTCCAAACCTTGGGTTTCCCTTGGCAGTGAAAAGGAAGTTGAAGAAGAATCTGTTAAAGACACTGTTAAAAAG ATTAAGTTTATGATTTCTCGAGCACGCAGGAAGTTTGGAGCACCAATTACATTTACTGACAAGAATGCTTCGCAAGAAAAAGACAGCTATGTTTACTGCCCGTCCTATCAAGACAAAactttcagtaataaaatacttgaaaaagaTGTGGGCACACAAATGGTTCCAAAAGTAAGAGAAGCTACTACTCAGACAAACTG GACTTATCAAAAAAATGCAGCCATGCAGTATTTTCCTAGAGAGTTGtcaaatgaagagaaagaagagagtcTGACATCTGAGAAGATGAAAGGTTTTCTTACATCAGTATGTCTAAG CATGGAAATTGCAttgcagcaaaatgaaattatgaatgCTTTTTTTGATGACTGGAAGGCCCTAGCAGAAGATGAAAGCAGTTCTGGTGGCAAGCCAGATATTTCTCTTAAAGCATACCAATCATTTACAGATCTGCATTATCTCAAGGACAGAACTATTAGCTGTGTTTGCTGGCATCCAACCATTTATG GGATTATAGCAGTGTCAGTAAGACAGCAACTTTCTTATGAAGAGCAAGCAAACCTTCCTGATAAATCATTGATGCAGAAATCAGCAATActtttttggagtttttttgacCCTATCCACCCTCAG tTAGTATTGGAGTGCCCTGGAGACATTTACTGCTTTCAATTCAGTCCAAGAGATCCAAATATCATTGCTGGTGGCTGCATCAATGGACAG ATTGTACTGTGGGATATTtctcaacatgaagaaaagctgcaaagtGAAAAAAGTGTTGCTGATGGAACAAAGATGTCAGCTGTTAGTACG cCATCTCTTACCCAagtccagcagagcagcacaaagccACCTCTGGTGAGATACTGCGCAGTCTCTTCCATACGATATAGCCATAAAAAGCCAGTAACAGATATGCATTGGCTGCCAAGCTATTCTGAG gACAACCAAAAGGATGCTACTtctgaaaacagagctgaaatttGCATGCAGTTTGTAACCTGCTCCCCTGATTG CTCCATATTATTTTGGGATGTTCCAGCCACCAAACTTCCTGAACAACCTCTAAATGAGAAAGTTAGAGAGGAGGAAGCTTTTTGTAAGCCCCTCAATCTTCCAGATACTTCTAAGCAGCTAGATCTCTACTGGAAACCTCTCATAAAG atAAACCTCTGCGAAAGTGATACCAACACAGAGCGTGGTCCCATGAGAATTATTGTTAGGGAACTGCTTTACCATTACAAAATCTCAG AGAAGAAGCAAGCTCTGAGAAAACTAGAAGTGCCTGGCAAAGACAGCCCATATACAGAGATAAGTACTTCTTCAAGCAAAAATCTGAAAGTGCTAGAGAATTTCTCCACCAACTTCTTTCTTGGAACTGAA GatggagaaattatttattccgactggaaaactgaaattcacAGTGATTCGGCAACGCAAGTTT caaagcagcattttttagCCATTTCTGATGACCTTGGAGTACTGCATGTTTTGGAAATCTGTCAGTCACTAAGTGACCCTCCAAAGAATGAG GATGCCAACTTACTTGAATATTTTGACAGAGAAGTCAAGTATCTGAATCACTGTGAGCAAGAGTTGCAAGAGTATCAAGAGCTTCAAGCCAAAACAGAATTGAAACAGATATGGAAgaacagagggagaaaaca agTATAA
- the DNAI3 gene encoding dynein axonemal intermediate chain 3 isoform X3 encodes MPKKLASGKASAKKQKGKTKSNKSSKGKETQLEEDEADLSMASIGHPEIFPLVFTTKTQEIFNCRIDEDVTEENCFKLIKKEDIIQDMKTRAAISDFHPVKKVVLEYPGEELLVVFDANFQYGQSFYLVASEEAKENLLKPPETAEEEENKEGTLEVPPYKPPVSKPWVSLGSEKEVEEESVKDTVKKIKFMISRARRKFGAPITFTDKNASQEKDSYVYCPSYQDKTFSNKILEKDVGTQMVPKVREATTQTNWTYQKNAAMQYFPRELSNEEKEESLTSEKMKGFLTSVCLSMEIALQQNEIMNAFFDDWKALAEDESSSGGKPDISLKAYQSFTDLHYLKDRTISCVCWHPTIYGIIAVSVRQQLSYEEQANLPDKSLMQKSAILFWSFFDPIHPQLVLECPGDIYCFQFSPRDPNIIAGGCINGQIVLWDISQHEEKLQSEKSVADGTKMSAPSLTQVQQSSTKPPLVRYCAVSSIRYSHKKPVTDMHWLPSYSEDNQKDATSENRAEICMQFVTCSPDCSILFWDVPATKLPEQPLNEKVREEEAFCKPLNLPDTSKQLDLYWKPLIKINLCESDTNTERGPMRIIVRELLYHYKISEKKQALRKLEVPGKDSPYTEISTSSSKNLKVLENFSTNFFLGTEDGEIIYSDWKTEIHSDSATQVCQKYTISTKTINTLQRSPFFEDIILSVGDQNFAIWKEGVTNGPILKSSCSAGRNTVGHWSLTRPGVFFIGRDDGNIDIWDLLKKTHEPSHFQNISKSKITFISPWTASPKQHFLAISDDLGVLHVLEICQSLSDPPKNEDANLLEYFDREVKYLNHCEQELQEYQELQAKTELKQIWKNRGRKQV; translated from the exons AAGAAGATGAAGCTGATCTTTCTATGGCCAGTATAG GCCACCCAGAAATCTTTCCTTTAGTTTTCACTACAAAGACCCAAGAAATTTTTAATTGCCGAATTGATGAAGatgtcacagaagaaaattgtttcaaaCTTATTAAAAAAGAGGACATAATTCAGGACATGAAAACAAGAGCTGCAATTTCTGATTTCCACCCAGTCAAAAAAGTTGTCCTA gaATATCCAGGAGAAGAACTTTTGGTAGTTTTTGATGCAAATTTCCAATATGGACAGAGCTTCTACCTTGTTGCTTCtgaggaagcaaaggaaaacctTCTGAAG CCTccagaaactgcagaagaagaagaaaataaagagggaaCTCTGGAAGTCCCTCCTTACAAGCCTCCTGTCTCCAAACCTTGGGTTTCCCTTGGCAGTGAAAAGGAAGTTGAAGAAGAATCTGTTAAAGACACTGTTAAAAAG ATTAAGTTTATGATTTCTCGAGCACGCAGGAAGTTTGGAGCACCAATTACATTTACTGACAAGAATGCTTCGCAAGAAAAAGACAGCTATGTTTACTGCCCGTCCTATCAAGACAAAactttcagtaataaaatacttgaaaaagaTGTGGGCACACAAATGGTTCCAAAAGTAAGAGAAGCTACTACTCAGACAAACTG GACTTATCAAAAAAATGCAGCCATGCAGTATTTTCCTAGAGAGTTGtcaaatgaagagaaagaagagagtcTGACATCTGAGAAGATGAAAGGTTTTCTTACATCAGTATGTCTAAG CATGGAAATTGCAttgcagcaaaatgaaattatgaatgCTTTTTTTGATGACTGGAAGGCCCTAGCAGAAGATGAAAGCAGTTCTGGTGGCAAGCCAGATATTTCTCTTAAAGCATACCAATCATTTACAGATCTGCATTATCTCAAGGACAGAACTATTAGCTGTGTTTGCTGGCATCCAACCATTTATG GGATTATAGCAGTGTCAGTAAGACAGCAACTTTCTTATGAAGAGCAAGCAAACCTTCCTGATAAATCATTGATGCAGAAATCAGCAATActtttttggagtttttttgacCCTATCCACCCTCAG tTAGTATTGGAGTGCCCTGGAGACATTTACTGCTTTCAATTCAGTCCAAGAGATCCAAATATCATTGCTGGTGGCTGCATCAATGGACAG ATTGTACTGTGGGATATTtctcaacatgaagaaaagctgcaaagtGAAAAAAGTGTTGCTGATGGAACAAAGATGTCAGCT cCATCTCTTACCCAagtccagcagagcagcacaaagccACCTCTGGTGAGATACTGCGCAGTCTCTTCCATACGATATAGCCATAAAAAGCCAGTAACAGATATGCATTGGCTGCCAAGCTATTCTGAG gACAACCAAAAGGATGCTACTtctgaaaacagagctgaaatttGCATGCAGTTTGTAACCTGCTCCCCTGATTG CTCCATATTATTTTGGGATGTTCCAGCCACCAAACTTCCTGAACAACCTCTAAATGAGAAAGTTAGAGAGGAGGAAGCTTTTTGTAAGCCCCTCAATCTTCCAGATACTTCTAAGCAGCTAGATCTCTACTGGAAACCTCTCATAAAG atAAACCTCTGCGAAAGTGATACCAACACAGAGCGTGGTCCCATGAGAATTATTGTTAGGGAACTGCTTTACCATTACAAAATCTCAG AGAAGAAGCAAGCTCTGAGAAAACTAGAAGTGCCTGGCAAAGACAGCCCATATACAGAGATAAGTACTTCTTCAAGCAAAAATCTGAAAGTGCTAGAGAATTTCTCCACCAACTTCTTTCTTGGAACTGAA GatggagaaattatttattccgactggaaaactgaaattcacAGTGATTCGGCAACGCAAGTTT GTCAGAAATACACCATCAGCACTAAAACTATCAACACTCTCCAGAGATCTCCATTTTTTGAAGACATCATTCTAAGTGTTGGAGACCAGAATTTTGCCATTTGGAAAGAAGGGGTTACC AATGGGCCAATCCTTAAAtcaagctgctctgctggaagaAACACTGTGGGACACTGGTCCTTAACAAGACCAGGAGTTTTCTTCATTGGCAGAGACGACGGGAACATAGACATTTGGGACTTACTGAAGAAAACTCATGAGCCATCTCATTTCCAGAACATCTCCAAATCAAAGATCACTTTCATCAGCCCCTGGACTGCCTCAC caaagcagcattttttagCCATTTCTGATGACCTTGGAGTACTGCATGTTTTGGAAATCTGTCAGTCACTAAGTGACCCTCCAAAGAATGAG GATGCCAACTTACTTGAATATTTTGACAGAGAAGTCAAGTATCTGAATCACTGTGAGCAAGAGTTGCAAGAGTATCAAGAGCTTCAAGCCAAAACAGAATTGAAACAGATATGGAAgaacagagggagaaaaca agTATAA
- the DNAI3 gene encoding dynein axonemal intermediate chain 3 isoform X2, with translation MPKKLASGKASAKKQKGKTKSNKSSKGKETQLEDEADLSMASIGHPEIFPLVFTTKTQEIFNCRIDEDVTEENCFKLIKKEDIIQDMKTRAAISDFHPVKKVVLEYPGEELLVVFDANFQYGQSFYLVASEEAKENLLKPPETAEEEENKEGTLEVPPYKPPVSKPWVSLGSEKEVEEESVKDTVKKIKFMISRARRKFGAPITFTDKNASQEKDSYVYCPSYQDKTFSNKILEKDVGTQMVPKVREATTQTNWTYQKNAAMQYFPRELSNEEKEESLTSEKMKGFLTSVCLSMEIALQQNEIMNAFFDDWKALAEDESSSGGKPDISLKAYQSFTDLHYLKDRTISCVCWHPTIYGIIAVSVRQQLSYEEQANLPDKSLMQKSAILFWSFFDPIHPQLVLECPGDIYCFQFSPRDPNIIAGGCINGQIVLWDISQHEEKLQSEKSVADGTKMSAVSTPSLTQVQQSSTKPPLVRYCAVSSIRYSHKKPVTDMHWLPSYSEDNQKDATSENRAEICMQFVTCSPDCSILFWDVPATKLPEQPLNEKVREEEAFCKPLNLPDTSKQLDLYWKPLIKINLCESDTNTERGPMRIIVRELLYHYKISEKKQALRKLEVPGKDSPYTEISTSSSKNLKVLENFSTNFFLGTEDGEIIYSDWKTEIHSDSATQVCQKYTISTKTINTLQRSPFFEDIILSVGDQNFAIWKEGVTNGPILKSSCSAGRNTVGHWSLTRPGVFFIGRDDGNIDIWDLLKKTHEPSHFQNISKSKITFISPWTASPKQHFLAISDDLGVLHVLEICQSLSDPPKNEDANLLEYFDREVKYLNHCEQELQEYQELQAKTELKQIWKNRGRKQV, from the exons AAGATGAAGCTGATCTTTCTATGGCCAGTATAG GCCACCCAGAAATCTTTCCTTTAGTTTTCACTACAAAGACCCAAGAAATTTTTAATTGCCGAATTGATGAAGatgtcacagaagaaaattgtttcaaaCTTATTAAAAAAGAGGACATAATTCAGGACATGAAAACAAGAGCTGCAATTTCTGATTTCCACCCAGTCAAAAAAGTTGTCCTA gaATATCCAGGAGAAGAACTTTTGGTAGTTTTTGATGCAAATTTCCAATATGGACAGAGCTTCTACCTTGTTGCTTCtgaggaagcaaaggaaaacctTCTGAAG CCTccagaaactgcagaagaagaagaaaataaagagggaaCTCTGGAAGTCCCTCCTTACAAGCCTCCTGTCTCCAAACCTTGGGTTTCCCTTGGCAGTGAAAAGGAAGTTGAAGAAGAATCTGTTAAAGACACTGTTAAAAAG ATTAAGTTTATGATTTCTCGAGCACGCAGGAAGTTTGGAGCACCAATTACATTTACTGACAAGAATGCTTCGCAAGAAAAAGACAGCTATGTTTACTGCCCGTCCTATCAAGACAAAactttcagtaataaaatacttgaaaaagaTGTGGGCACACAAATGGTTCCAAAAGTAAGAGAAGCTACTACTCAGACAAACTG GACTTATCAAAAAAATGCAGCCATGCAGTATTTTCCTAGAGAGTTGtcaaatgaagagaaagaagagagtcTGACATCTGAGAAGATGAAAGGTTTTCTTACATCAGTATGTCTAAG CATGGAAATTGCAttgcagcaaaatgaaattatgaatgCTTTTTTTGATGACTGGAAGGCCCTAGCAGAAGATGAAAGCAGTTCTGGTGGCAAGCCAGATATTTCTCTTAAAGCATACCAATCATTTACAGATCTGCATTATCTCAAGGACAGAACTATTAGCTGTGTTTGCTGGCATCCAACCATTTATG GGATTATAGCAGTGTCAGTAAGACAGCAACTTTCTTATGAAGAGCAAGCAAACCTTCCTGATAAATCATTGATGCAGAAATCAGCAATActtttttggagtttttttgacCCTATCCACCCTCAG tTAGTATTGGAGTGCCCTGGAGACATTTACTGCTTTCAATTCAGTCCAAGAGATCCAAATATCATTGCTGGTGGCTGCATCAATGGACAG ATTGTACTGTGGGATATTtctcaacatgaagaaaagctgcaaagtGAAAAAAGTGTTGCTGATGGAACAAAGATGTCAGCTGTTAGTACG cCATCTCTTACCCAagtccagcagagcagcacaaagccACCTCTGGTGAGATACTGCGCAGTCTCTTCCATACGATATAGCCATAAAAAGCCAGTAACAGATATGCATTGGCTGCCAAGCTATTCTGAG gACAACCAAAAGGATGCTACTtctgaaaacagagctgaaatttGCATGCAGTTTGTAACCTGCTCCCCTGATTG CTCCATATTATTTTGGGATGTTCCAGCCACCAAACTTCCTGAACAACCTCTAAATGAGAAAGTTAGAGAGGAGGAAGCTTTTTGTAAGCCCCTCAATCTTCCAGATACTTCTAAGCAGCTAGATCTCTACTGGAAACCTCTCATAAAG atAAACCTCTGCGAAAGTGATACCAACACAGAGCGTGGTCCCATGAGAATTATTGTTAGGGAACTGCTTTACCATTACAAAATCTCAG AGAAGAAGCAAGCTCTGAGAAAACTAGAAGTGCCTGGCAAAGACAGCCCATATACAGAGATAAGTACTTCTTCAAGCAAAAATCTGAAAGTGCTAGAGAATTTCTCCACCAACTTCTTTCTTGGAACTGAA GatggagaaattatttattccgactggaaaactgaaattcacAGTGATTCGGCAACGCAAGTTT GTCAGAAATACACCATCAGCACTAAAACTATCAACACTCTCCAGAGATCTCCATTTTTTGAAGACATCATTCTAAGTGTTGGAGACCAGAATTTTGCCATTTGGAAAGAAGGGGTTACC AATGGGCCAATCCTTAAAtcaagctgctctgctggaagaAACACTGTGGGACACTGGTCCTTAACAAGACCAGGAGTTTTCTTCATTGGCAGAGACGACGGGAACATAGACATTTGGGACTTACTGAAGAAAACTCATGAGCCATCTCATTTCCAGAACATCTCCAAATCAAAGATCACTTTCATCAGCCCCTGGACTGCCTCAC caaagcagcattttttagCCATTTCTGATGACCTTGGAGTACTGCATGTTTTGGAAATCTGTCAGTCACTAAGTGACCCTCCAAAGAATGAG GATGCCAACTTACTTGAATATTTTGACAGAGAAGTCAAGTATCTGAATCACTGTGAGCAAGAGTTGCAAGAGTATCAAGAGCTTCAAGCCAAAACAGAATTGAAACAGATATGGAAgaacagagggagaaaaca agTATAA
- the DNAI3 gene encoding dynein axonemal intermediate chain 3 isoform X9 yields MPKKLASGKASAKKQKGKTKSNKSSKGKETQLEEDEADLSMASIGHPEIFPLVFTTKTQEIFNCRIDEDVTEENCFKLIKKEDIIQDMKTRAAISDFHPVKKVVLEYPGEELLVVFDANFQYGQSFYLVASEEAKENLLKPPETAEEEENKEGTLEVPPYKPPVSKPWVSLGSEKEVEEESVKDTVKKIKFMISRARRKFGAPITFTDKNASQEKDSYVYCPSYQDKTFSNKILEKDVGTQMVPKVREATTQTNWTYQKNAAMQYFPRELSNEEKEESLTSEKMKGFLTSVCLSMEIALQQNEIMNAFFDDWKALAEDESSSGGKPDISLKAYQSFTDLHYLKDRTISCVCWHPTIYGIIAVSVRQQLSYEEQANLPDKSLMQKSAILFWSFFDPIHPQLVLECPGDIYCFQFSPRDPNIIAGGCINGQINLCESDTNTERGPMRIIVRELLYHYKISEKKQALRKLEVPGKDSPYTEISTSSSKNLKVLENFSTNFFLGTEDGEIIYSDWKTEIHSDSATQVCQKYTISTKTINTLQRSPFFEDIILSVGDQNFAIWKEGVTNGPILKSSCSAGRNTVGHWSLTRPGVFFIGRDDGNIDIWDLLKKTHEPSHFQNISKSKITFISPWTASPKQHFLAISDDLGVLHVLEICQSLSDPPKNEDANLLEYFDREVKYLNHCEQELQEYQELQAKTELKQIWKNRGRKQV; encoded by the exons AAGAAGATGAAGCTGATCTTTCTATGGCCAGTATAG GCCACCCAGAAATCTTTCCTTTAGTTTTCACTACAAAGACCCAAGAAATTTTTAATTGCCGAATTGATGAAGatgtcacagaagaaaattgtttcaaaCTTATTAAAAAAGAGGACATAATTCAGGACATGAAAACAAGAGCTGCAATTTCTGATTTCCACCCAGTCAAAAAAGTTGTCCTA gaATATCCAGGAGAAGAACTTTTGGTAGTTTTTGATGCAAATTTCCAATATGGACAGAGCTTCTACCTTGTTGCTTCtgaggaagcaaaggaaaacctTCTGAAG CCTccagaaactgcagaagaagaagaaaataaagagggaaCTCTGGAAGTCCCTCCTTACAAGCCTCCTGTCTCCAAACCTTGGGTTTCCCTTGGCAGTGAAAAGGAAGTTGAAGAAGAATCTGTTAAAGACACTGTTAAAAAG ATTAAGTTTATGATTTCTCGAGCACGCAGGAAGTTTGGAGCACCAATTACATTTACTGACAAGAATGCTTCGCAAGAAAAAGACAGCTATGTTTACTGCCCGTCCTATCAAGACAAAactttcagtaataaaatacttgaaaaagaTGTGGGCACACAAATGGTTCCAAAAGTAAGAGAAGCTACTACTCAGACAAACTG GACTTATCAAAAAAATGCAGCCATGCAGTATTTTCCTAGAGAGTTGtcaaatgaagagaaagaagagagtcTGACATCTGAGAAGATGAAAGGTTTTCTTACATCAGTATGTCTAAG CATGGAAATTGCAttgcagcaaaatgaaattatgaatgCTTTTTTTGATGACTGGAAGGCCCTAGCAGAAGATGAAAGCAGTTCTGGTGGCAAGCCAGATATTTCTCTTAAAGCATACCAATCATTTACAGATCTGCATTATCTCAAGGACAGAACTATTAGCTGTGTTTGCTGGCATCCAACCATTTATG GGATTATAGCAGTGTCAGTAAGACAGCAACTTTCTTATGAAGAGCAAGCAAACCTTCCTGATAAATCATTGATGCAGAAATCAGCAATActtttttggagtttttttgacCCTATCCACCCTCAG tTAGTATTGGAGTGCCCTGGAGACATTTACTGCTTTCAATTCAGTCCAAGAGATCCAAATATCATTGCTGGTGGCTGCATCAATGGACAG atAAACCTCTGCGAAAGTGATACCAACACAGAGCGTGGTCCCATGAGAATTATTGTTAGGGAACTGCTTTACCATTACAAAATCTCAG AGAAGAAGCAAGCTCTGAGAAAACTAGAAGTGCCTGGCAAAGACAGCCCATATACAGAGATAAGTACTTCTTCAAGCAAAAATCTGAAAGTGCTAGAGAATTTCTCCACCAACTTCTTTCTTGGAACTGAA GatggagaaattatttattccgactggaaaactgaaattcacAGTGATTCGGCAACGCAAGTTT GTCAGAAATACACCATCAGCACTAAAACTATCAACACTCTCCAGAGATCTCCATTTTTTGAAGACATCATTCTAAGTGTTGGAGACCAGAATTTTGCCATTTGGAAAGAAGGGGTTACC AATGGGCCAATCCTTAAAtcaagctgctctgctggaagaAACACTGTGGGACACTGGTCCTTAACAAGACCAGGAGTTTTCTTCATTGGCAGAGACGACGGGAACATAGACATTTGGGACTTACTGAAGAAAACTCATGAGCCATCTCATTTCCAGAACATCTCCAAATCAAAGATCACTTTCATCAGCCCCTGGACTGCCTCAC caaagcagcattttttagCCATTTCTGATGACCTTGGAGTACTGCATGTTTTGGAAATCTGTCAGTCACTAAGTGACCCTCCAAAGAATGAG GATGCCAACTTACTTGAATATTTTGACAGAGAAGTCAAGTATCTGAATCACTGTGAGCAAGAGTTGCAAGAGTATCAAGAGCTTCAAGCCAAAACAGAATTGAAACAGATATGGAAgaacagagggagaaaaca agTATAA